The genomic window ACGGGGCGGGCAGTTGGTGACCTACGCCCGGCTGTTTCCGGCAGGTATCACCTTCGCCGAGGCCAGCATAGGCCGCGTGGTCACGCGCATGAGCGCCCGTGGCGGTGGCCTGGGCCATGTGCTGATCAAGCAGGCCATAACTGCCGTACACAGCCAATGGGGTCTGCAGCCGATCCGCATTGGTGCCCAAGCCCGTCTTAAGGCCTATTACAGCCAGCATGGCTTTGTGGATGTGGGCGTGCCCTACATC from Rhodoferax sp. AJA081-3 includes these protein-coding regions:
- a CDS encoding GNAT family N-acetyltransferase; translation: MSTDKPLAPPVLSWKLSALDALTVPELYAMLQLRSEVFVIEQNCIFADMDGLDDRALHLLGTRGGQLVTYARLFPAGITFAEASIGRVVTRMSARGGGLGHVLIKQAITAVHSQWGLQPIRIGAQARLKAYYSQHGFVDVGVPYIEDGIDHIEMVWTS